GGCGGATCCAGTCGGCGAAGGCCGTCACGCGGGTGTACACGCCCGGCTTGCCCTGTTCCCCACAGCCGTCCCCCCATGATGTGATGCCGTACAGCACGGACTGCTGCGACCCGGACTCCTGGCACGTCAGGGGCCCACCCGAATCTCCCTGGGGGAGAAGCAGCCACAGGCTGGCACGAAGcatgggcaggggtgggcaaagcaGGGACCAGCTCTAAGGTCCCCCAGGAGCACTTGGCCTAGGAAGcccctctccacccagccccATCCGGCCATTGGCCACTTTGGGTAGAGGGTAAACTGAGTCATGGAGCCGGGCAGGCCCTGGCCAGCAGCTGAGCCAGCAATAGGACCTAGGAGTCCTGGGCTCCTAAATGGTCAAGATTAAGggagcccccctgctctgccctgccccagctagGCAGCCCACCCCCATGCCTGGCTCTGCCAGCAGGTCACGCCCAGTGGAGGGATTCCATCCTGGTGTGTGGATCGCAGCGGTGGATCGCAGTGGCACCGCCGGCCTTGGGACTGGCTACTCCATGCCTGGCCCACTGCGGGGGGGgcaccccctcctcaccctgggACCCCCGCAGCCGTTACCTGGCAGGAGTCGATGCCGCCGGCCAAGTAGCCGGCGCAAAACATGGCATTGGTGAGCAGCTCCTTGCCCAGCGCGCTGCGGCAGGCGTCCTGGCTCAGCATGGGCACCCGAGCCTCCATCACCACCTCGGCCGATGGCCCCTCTGCCAGGGCAAAGAGCAAGTCATGGGAGGGGGCTGCTGCCCccactgtgccccccacccctgcggtGCCTGGGCCTAGCGCCCGGGCAGCAGGGAGCCATCCCCGGCCCGTCTGCAGCGCCAGGGCCATCCCCGCTGCGGGCCGGGCTGATAGGAGCCGTGCTGGGGGCGCGAGGGCAGCACCCggggctggcccagggcagcACCTGGCTGCTGGGTTGGCTGAGATGCCAGATGCCCTGTCCCAGCTTTGGGGAGATGTCCGGGTCGCTGGggcccactggcctgcagaggacaCTGCTCCGGCAGGGAAAGCGCCTGGACCAACCCCcactgccccggcagggggcccgccagcagggggcgcaggaGAGTGCTGGGCGgcactggccccggccccgctccccaccTACCTTGGTAGAGGGACCCCCAGCCGGCGATGTAGCAGGGCGTCCCTGGGCCGGGCTCCTCGGGACTGTCGGGCAGGCACACCGGGCTCAGCCATGCCGAGGGGGCCACCGGGCGCCCCAGCTCCAGCAGCGCCATGTCGCTGTGGAAGGTCTTGGGGTTGAactgtgggggagaggagcagggggtcagggagtggggggtggtcAGGGTGCTGGGGGGATTGGGATACTGGGGGCAGTCGGGGCCtcgggagggcaggggggcaggtggCACGCTGGGCACAGGCGCCTGGGGCAGGCAGGTGGGGGACATGCTGGGGGGCCCTCCTCTTACCTTGGGGTGGGTGATGATGCGGTTGACGGGCAGCACCTGCTCGCCCTCGTCCCACTTGGCGAGATCGTagtcccccaccaccaccgtccAGGCCAGCTCATTGCGGTTCCTgcgagggggtggagcagggaatgagggggggcaggctgtgacgaagtgggactgttcttaatgtttcctctgaatactgtgtgggtgcctcagtttcccctatgcatttcttaagtctccagtgtgcataaatggccgacactctgtatcctggcaacaaatggccggggcccttcccccctgcaaggaaatagctaaagatgaacaaagagatcaggtgacctcctggcccgggaaagagacaaaggccagagaggaggggctagagggggtttcagtttggagctggctgtggATGGGAAGTGAGTGCagacggggttgtctggctcactgccccccaaaatggacctggctgaggggtcccgttctctgtacctacaagctctgttttagaccatgttcctgtcatctaataaacctctgttttactggctggctgagagtcacatcggACTGCAAAGTGGGgctgcaggaccctctggcttccccaggatcctgcctgggcggactcgctgtgggaagcgcaccgaggggcagaggatgctgaatgctccaaggtcagacccagaaaggtgaagccgtgtgagcttcttgccctgaagtcagtctgctccaagggagaggaggctccccaaagtcctgactggctttgtggggagcagctccagagcatcgcctagggactccgtgacacaggcagagccaggacccctcccgctccccccacaggggatctggccccaggcaCCTCTGCCAGCTGGGCCCCTGGGGCTCCCCGCCCTGGGGCTCAGCTGCCCTGCGCCAGGCACCTTCCCCCCatcagggggcagcagggctagGCCCGAGCAGTGGCTGGGGAGGGTGGCGTGGTGAGGGGGAGGCTGCCCCATTGCCTTTGGGAGCCGAGCTACACTGGGGCCGTGCTCTGTGGCTGGGGCAGCCCAGCCCGTCTCTGCCCTGGGCTGGCACCAGCCAGCTGCCCTCAGTGCTCCCATGGGAGATGCCCCCACTCCGCGCCCCCTGGGACTAGCCCCAGCCATACCCGGTGAAGCAGTGCGCAGCCGTGAGGACCCAGGTGGCCCCCACCAGCACCCCGCCGCACATCAGCTCCCCGCCCAGCCGCACCGAGACCAGCCAGGGCCAGGCGCCCCGCGGGGCCACGCTGCCCCCCACGATCTTGCCCTTGGCTGCTGTGGCATTGGGTGCCACCACCCCCCGGCCACACGTccctggggaggaagagagagagagagagaagagatcagatgggggggagggaggaggttccCCCACAGCTTTGCCaatgtccctcactcccgacccgcagccccctgccagcccagccctgcccccccagctctgccaatgcccctcactcccaacccgcagccccctgctatccttGTGCTACATGTTTCATGAGACAAGAGGCTCAATTGGGCCCCAATATTCTTGGGTGCCACCACAGGCCCAACCTTGGGCCCCTCTCCAGGCCCAAACTAGTTGGGTTAGAGCGTCTGTTCCTTTAACAGGGCTGGGtccagcctggggctgggagctggagtgGAACGGCCTGTCTGTGGAGCTGTCATGTTTAATGCCAGGAGTGCTTAATAACAaggcgtgtgtgtgtctgtgccggGGATGCACTGCACGGTGCATGTGTGTCTGTGCCGGGGATGCACTGcacggtgtgtgtgtgcgtgtgctggGGATGCACTGCACGGTGCGTGTGTGTCTGTGCCGGGGATGCACTGCACGGTGCGTGTGTGTCTGTGCCGGGGATGCACTGcacggtgtgtgtgtgcgtgtgccgGGGATGCACTGCACGGTGCGTGTGTGTCTGTGCCGGGGATGCACTGCACGGCGCGTGTGTGTCTGTGCCGGGGATGCACTGCACGGTGCGTGTGTCTGTGCCGGGGATGCactgcacagtgtgtgtgtgtctgtgccggGGATGCACTGCACGGTGCGTGTGTGTCTGTGCCGGGAATGCACTGCACGGTGCGTGCGCGTGTGGGCCGGATACTCATGCAGCTATGTCCTGGGGCAGCTGCGGGCTCCCCTATAGTCCTGCCAGTTGCCGACACCTACCTCGGTGCCCACGCAGGCAGCGAGGGCTGAGGGGTGGCACTGTGGCCCCATGCAAGCTTGGCAGGGTGGGTAGAGGGTACGAGGAGCTCAGCAAGCTGTGCCCATCTAGGGTGAACCCAACGGGGCTGCTACCTCTGCCCCCATGGGGCCTCTGCCCCATCGCCACGTGTCGCTGAAGCTGGGGCACATGGGAAGGCATGTCCCTGCCTGGCAGCAGGGCGATGCCCAGCCCTCGTTCCTGCGCCCACCACACACCTGGGATGGGGTGTGGCCCCAAACCCCTTGAGCAGCTGCAGACTGACCTGGTGCCGGCTGGTCCGAGAGGCCGTTCATATCATCCATGTTGCTCTGCAGCCCTGCAGGGATACGAGACCCGAGGGATAGGCCACGCTGCCGGGCACACATGCCACCTCCTgcacttcccacccaccccccggctGGGCCCCTTCACAGCCCCCCAGGACTGCGGAAATcagcctcctgcccaggctgggtTTTCCCTGccatttggtgtttgttattgtagggtctcctgTGAGATCCCGCCATCAAACCAGCCCAAGCTGAGCCTAGCGTTGTGGGCGCAGCCCAAAGGGGCGGTGGAGAGCCCTGTGCTGCCCAGCGGCGCCCCCTGTGGGTGCAGCTGAGGGTGGCGGCTGGCACAGCAGGCCAGGGGAGAGATGGGAGCCAAGCCACATTCGGCACCAGCTCCTGGGctaggggtgctgtggggggatgAACTTAGCCCCAGTGGATGACCCCCCTCCAGACCCTGCTGTGAGGGGtcccgggcggggggaggggctggggctggcccctCACTTAGCCAGAGACCAGGTGGGCCATCACCCTGCTTGGTGAACTCCACTGAGCTGAGGTCGggcttcacccacccaccccgtGCCCCCGATCTGGGCTGGCACCTACTGCACTCCTGCAGGCGCAGCTGGCAGTGCCCAGCCATCAGCCGGACGCAGGCGTCAGGGCTCAGGGCGTCAGCGGGGCACAGGCGCTGGTACGGGGCACACGCCTTGCTCAGTGCCCAGTTCCTCTCGGCCTGCTCCGGGGTAGCCTGGGCTTCCAGGACAGCCTGGCAGCTGGGCAGGGGAGCCACAGGGGCCTccggggctggggagagaggagacaggTCAGAGTGGAGCCCACTCCCCGCCCACAGGCTATGCACAGGGCCGGGCTATCAGCCAAGGGCACCATGCTGCCGAATTTCCTTCCTTACCCTCACGccctgttgcggattgtgggggagttagggccctgcacccctcttcccgagattcactgcgactctcaaccagccagtaaagcagaaggtttatttaaggacaggaacacagtctcaagcagagcgtgtaggtacgaccagacccccctcaattaggtccctctgggaggttcagggagcttagcccccagcttggggttccctgcgttgcaccacccagcccaaaccgaaactaactcaaaactcctcccgctgctcctctcctttgtccagtctcccgggcagaaggtgttaattctccccacccccgttcctggctcaggttacagctcaggtagcttccttcaagggaagtcccacatccccactgcaacccccctgcaacattcccaggtcaaatctgccctgctccctgctccgtcacacgcCCTCCCTCCAGTTCTTCCCCCCTAGTGCAGTCTGAACACCCATTGGATCGGCCcttgtttgttattgtagggtctctccaGAGAGCTGGGCTGCGCGCACatgggtttgttattgtagggtccctCAGGAGTGTAGGGCTGTCTGCTGCCCACACAGGTTAGCCATCCTAGCCCCTGCGTGGTGTTACCAAGACAGCTGTGAGGCCGCCTgcgctggtttgttattgtaggggcGCTCGCTGGAGCGAACAGGCTGTAGGCAACAGCAGGGCTACTGCTGCTCCGGCAGGtcaccccagcctgctccaccaaTGACCTCCCTGCCGTGGGGCTGCCACTGACCAGGGGACAGGCCATGGGGCCTCGTGCAGGAGCCCCCAGCCAGCCTGCGCTGCTGGTGTGTGtggccgggcgggcggggggcTGGCACTCACGGGCACACTCCCCGCTCCGGTTGCCGCAATCCCCAAAGAGGCAGGGCGCGCACTCCCCACACTCCCGCAGCCGCCGCTCGTGCTCGGCCAGCGCCCCCTCCAGGGCCACCAGGGCGCTCTTCAGGGCAGCCTCTAGGACCAGCGTCCCCCGGCTGGAcagtgctgcagagagagagagaggagcctggTCAGCCCTAGCCCacagccctgactgccagcccCTTTGGCCTGGAGGGCGGCTCCaagcccccttgcctcccctTGGGGCTGCTCTCGCTTCCGCTGCACCTCAGCCAcgccccctccctacccctggccacgcccccccaggcagggggaTCCCAGAGCACAGTtccacccctcttctccccattGGGCCTCTATGTGACTGAGGGCCCGGAGTGCAGGGAACAGACCAAAGCGGGACAATGCCAGGCCCGAGCAGCCGgggagatcatagaatatcagggttggaagggacctcaggaggtcatctagtccaaccccctgctcaaagcaggaccaagccccagacagatttttgccccagatccctaaatggccccctcaaggattgaactcacaaccctaggtttagcaggccaatgctcaaaccactgagctatccctccccacaatgtGGGGGTGAGCTGGGTCctcctgcctgccttggcccctcCTGCAGT
This genomic interval from Malaclemys terrapin pileata isolate rMalTer1 chromosome 9, rMalTer1.hap1, whole genome shotgun sequence contains the following:
- the PRSS56 gene encoding serine protease 56, whose translation is MLLPLVCLLQLTAGAPVGKELHQVPASVLQALSSRGTLVLEAALKSALVALEGALAEHERRLRECGECAPCLFGDCGNRSGECAPPEAPVAPLPSCQAVLEAQATPEQAERNWALSKACAPYQRLCPADALSPDACVRLMAGHCQLRLQECRLQSNMDDMNGLSDQPAPGTCGRGVVAPNATAAKGKIVGGSVAPRGAWPWLVSVRLGGELMCGGVLVGATWVLTAAHCFTGNRNELAWTVVVGDYDLAKWDEGEQVLPVNRIITHPKFNPKTFHSDMALLELGRPVAPSAWLSPVCLPDSPEEPGPGTPCYIAGWGSLYQEGPSAEVVMEARVPMLSQDACRSALGKELLTNAMFCAGYLAGGIDSCQGDSGGPLTCQESGSQQSVLYGITSWGDGCGEQGKPGVYTRVTAFADWIRRQMDKSPESREPTCFELLAASQLPGERQRAELAHLCSFYAQSCAPPQGQAACARVAEETCRMKRRRCELRSYAQMLLDFLRRAEEFFRNQVDFAFFTHTLPRFMEQLYGHLFPVRARRATTGQGAEGQASPEELPSAPSRTQPPPFLALFQAMGPTLEDWVGELSAMAGGDMAPPAPALAAGKLRGEEQLFLQQAEGAVEALKGHGWAFLQRLRAELGARGAGPLPGAASPLNRPAAAGGPSLRARRELGGALPSDEGPGDRRGCPGLQEAALQVRAVRELYRWVLQVPERDLAMTFQEILVDLGSKNAKGLYRARVRATVGGKTTAFPALVGLESDSLYRSMPGLIALALAALQT